One Spirosoma oryzicola DNA segment encodes these proteins:
- a CDS encoding glycosyltransferase — translation MKVAGVVVLYNSPVSCVENIDTYLVQLSKLFVVDNSDCVNETLVEQINKLTNVQYIYNFGNKGIANALNRAAEYAIMEGNDYLLTMDDDSSVPDNMILEMKHFISGYSDPNQIGIVSVAHSPATLRVKKPNPVLYTMTCGNIINLKAHKVIGGFREDLFVDHVDHEYCLHLSSAGYTIIELPISLNSHVLGERKHKWGMPFVSRQPVRQYYMVRNGIITAHSYFNKYPIFTYKIAKLLVKEFLKIVFAQGNKKQRMWLMVRGIQDALLGKIGKI, via the coding sequence ATGAAAGTTGCAGGTGTAGTTGTGCTATATAATAGTCCCGTTTCTTGTGTAGAAAATATTGACACTTATCTAGTTCAACTTAGTAAGCTTTTCGTAGTCGATAATTCTGATTGTGTAAATGAAACGTTAGTCGAGCAAATTAATAAACTAACGAACGTACAGTATATTTACAACTTTGGTAACAAAGGAATCGCTAATGCCTTAAACCGTGCTGCTGAATACGCAATAATGGAGGGAAATGACTACCTCTTGACTATGGATGACGATAGTAGTGTACCAGACAATATGATTCTGGAGATGAAACACTTTATAAGTGGATATTCAGATCCAAATCAGATTGGAATTGTATCGGTGGCTCATTCGCCAGCTACGTTGCGGGTTAAAAAGCCAAATCCTGTCCTTTACACTATGACATGTGGTAATATTATAAACTTAAAGGCTCACAAAGTTATTGGCGGTTTTAGGGAAGATTTGTTTGTTGATCATGTTGACCATGAATACTGTTTACACTTATCTAGTGCTGGATATACTATTATCGAACTGCCTATATCGCTCAATAGCCATGTTTTAGGAGAAAGAAAACATAAGTGGGGAATGCCTTTTGTATCACGTCAACCTGTGCGGCAGTATTACATGGTCCGAAATGGTATAATTACGGCACATAGTTATTTCAATAAATACCCGATATTTACCTATAAAATAGCGAAGCTATTGGTCAAAGAGTTTTTGAAAATAGTTTTTGCTCAAGGCAATAAAAAACAACGTATGTGGCTTATGGTTAGAGGGATACAAGATGCATTGCTTGGGAAAATAGGAAAAATATAA
- a CDS encoding NHLP bacteriocin system secretion protein: MAAGFFRQSALEKLSTPEKLDQLIKVTSPKAWITLSVVFAALATGIGWSVFGRVSTKLNVTGVVLGGEVHEVVATSQGQLVKLQVRIGDNVAKDAVVATVQQPELVQQIENAKATLSERKHELTKIISYGNRGTLLEGELMSQNRLSIQGEIEAEKKKLAFLANQLESEVNLVEKGLIVKAQVAGTKQQIDASKNTIERLKVQLAEVSNRQHDAGYSLQQRIATQKQQIAEAERSLQFLTERYDIQSNIKSPYGGEVVEVLTDAGVMVGPGTPLFKLKNQEEGQLASLKGVLYIPSQDGKKIKRDMEAFVVPSTVQPQEYGFIKGRVTYVSDFPITQQGMMTSVKNDQLAKGLLAIGPLFEVHVVFEKDNESYSGFKWTSAKGPDIAIKEGTSCMGQITIKQENPISIVVPAFKKFFNLY, encoded by the coding sequence ATGGCAGCAGGATTTTTTAGACAGTCGGCGTTGGAAAAACTGTCGACTCCCGAGAAGCTCGATCAATTGATTAAGGTAACCAGTCCTAAAGCCTGGATTACGCTTTCGGTGGTCTTTGCCGCGCTGGCTACGGGTATTGGCTGGTCGGTCTTCGGGCGGGTAAGCACCAAACTGAATGTAACCGGGGTCGTACTGGGTGGCGAAGTCCATGAAGTGGTAGCTACCTCGCAGGGCCAGCTTGTAAAACTACAGGTCAGAATCGGCGATAACGTGGCGAAAGATGCCGTAGTGGCTACGGTGCAGCAGCCGGAGCTGGTTCAGCAGATTGAGAATGCCAAAGCCACCCTGTCGGAACGCAAACACGAACTGACCAAAATAATCTCGTACGGCAACAGAGGCACTTTGCTGGAAGGGGAGCTGATGAGTCAGAACCGGCTAAGTATTCAGGGCGAAATTGAAGCCGAGAAAAAGAAGCTGGCTTTTCTGGCGAATCAGCTTGAATCGGAGGTTAACCTGGTCGAAAAGGGGTTGATTGTGAAAGCGCAGGTGGCTGGTACCAAACAGCAGATCGATGCGTCGAAGAATACAATCGAACGCCTGAAAGTACAGCTGGCCGAAGTCTCCAACCGGCAGCACGATGCGGGGTATTCGCTGCAACAACGCATTGCGACCCAGAAACAACAGATTGCCGAAGCCGAACGGAGTCTTCAGTTCCTGACCGAGCGCTACGATATACAGTCGAACATTAAAAGCCCCTACGGTGGCGAAGTTGTCGAAGTGCTCACTGATGCGGGCGTAATGGTTGGGCCAGGGACCCCGCTGTTCAAACTCAAAAATCAGGAAGAAGGTCAATTGGCCAGCCTGAAGGGTGTTCTTTACATTCCGTCGCAGGATGGCAAGAAGATTAAGCGCGATATGGAGGCTTTCGTGGTGCCATCGACCGTACAGCCACAGGAGTATGGATTTATCAAGGGCCGGGTCACGTACGTTTCTGACTTCCCGATCACCCAGCAGGGCATGATGACGTCGGTTAAAAATGATCAGCTAGCCAAAGGTTTGTTGGCAATAGGCCCGCTCTTCGAAGTACATGTCGTCTTTGAGAAAGATAATGAGTCATACAGCGGCTTCAAGTGGACATCGGCTAAAGGACCCGACATTGCCATTAAAGAAGGTACCTCCTGCATGGGCCAGATTACCATTAAACAGGAGAATCCAATTTCGATTGTCGTTCCTGCATTTAAGAAATTCTTCAATCTATACTGA
- a CDS encoding SDR family oxidoreductase produces the protein MKRILITGANGFLGQKLVELLIKKTDLFIIATGIGVNRISFSGEYIYQSMDITNRQVVLETIRHLRPDIVIHGAAMTDADRCEVEKTRCWKHNVHAVEYIVEACDTINAFLLYISTDFIFDGLTGPYDENSQPNPINFYGESKQAGELVVRKSNLRWSIVRTMLLYGTPHYDGRSNIVTWIKQTLEEGKKIKVVDDQWRTPTLIDDLAVGCYMIIDKVVTGIFNISGYEIFTPYDLATRIARYFGLDKSLITRVDTTKLIQVARRPQSTILLIDKARNELQYNPKTFDEGLAMLSS, from the coding sequence ATGAAGCGGATTCTAATAACTGGGGCTAATGGTTTTTTAGGGCAAAAACTAGTCGAATTATTAATAAAAAAAACGGATCTATTTATAATAGCAACAGGAATAGGGGTTAACCGGATTTCTTTTTCAGGAGAGTATATCTATCAATCGATGGATATAACAAACCGTCAAGTGGTTCTTGAGACTATCAGGCACTTACGTCCAGACATAGTCATCCATGGTGCTGCAATGACAGATGCAGACAGATGTGAAGTGGAAAAGACAAGGTGTTGGAAACATAATGTACACGCGGTTGAATACATTGTAGAAGCTTGTGATACCATAAATGCCTTTCTGCTTTACATCTCAACTGATTTTATATTTGATGGGCTTACCGGTCCATATGATGAAAATAGCCAACCTAATCCAATTAATTTCTATGGTGAGAGTAAACAGGCAGGTGAGTTAGTAGTTCGAAAATCAAATTTACGCTGGTCTATTGTCCGTACAATGCTTTTATATGGTACCCCGCATTATGACGGCCGAAGTAACATCGTTACTTGGATTAAACAAACGTTAGAAGAAGGAAAAAAAATTAAAGTTGTGGATGACCAATGGCGAACCCCGACATTAATTGATGATTTGGCTGTAGGATGTTATATGATCATTGACAAAGTAGTTACAGGGATTTTTAATATCTCAGGTTATGAAATTTTTACGCCATATGATTTGGCTACTAGAATAGCTAGATACTTTGGCTTAGATAAGTCATTAATTACTCGCGTTGACACCACAAAACTTATTCAAGTGGCGCGCCGTCCACAAAGTACTATACTTTTAATAGACAAAGCGAGAAATGAATTGCAATATAATCCCAAGACCTTTGATGAAGGATTAGCTATGTTGTCTAGCTAA
- a CDS encoding glycosyltransferase family 2 protein, translated as MKRLSVCMATYNGALFIEEQVKSILSQLSLDDELIVSDDGSSDTTLAIIESFNDSRIRIVPSRRYKSTAKNFENSLRYAEGNFIILSDQDDIWYPNKIDAVLGILVDYDLVLTDCRVVDNKGKTMYDSFFNIRKSQLGFCKNLWKNSYMGCCMAFKRNVLNYVLPFPEHIYYHDWWIGLMVELKGKPYLYNQPLIYYRRHGANMTPTGEGSHQWSLRLKHRFWLSWYILKRMMVSY; from the coding sequence ATGAAGCGATTAAGTGTATGTATGGCTACGTACAATGGAGCCCTATTTATAGAAGAGCAAGTCAAGTCAATTCTTAGCCAGTTAAGTTTGGATGATGAATTAATAGTATCCGACGATGGGTCATCGGATACAACTCTTGCAATAATAGAAAGTTTTAATGATTCAAGAATACGCATAGTGCCTAGCCGGCGTTACAAATCGACTGCGAAAAATTTTGAGAATTCGCTCCGATATGCGGAAGGAAATTTTATCATTTTGTCGGATCAAGACGATATCTGGTACCCGAATAAAATAGATGCTGTATTAGGAATCTTAGTAGATTACGATCTAGTACTAACAGATTGTAGAGTTGTTGATAACAAAGGAAAGACAATGTATGATTCCTTCTTTAACATTCGAAAAAGCCAGCTAGGCTTTTGTAAAAATCTTTGGAAAAATTCATATATGGGATGCTGTATGGCATTCAAGCGAAACGTGCTAAATTATGTTTTACCATTTCCCGAACACATTTATTACCACGATTGGTGGATCGGGCTGATGGTAGAACTAAAAGGTAAACCTTATTTGTATAATCAGCCTCTTATTTACTACCGTCGACATGGGGCTAACATGACGCCTACCGGTGAAGGGTCTCATCAATGGAGTCTACGTTTAAAACATCGTTTTTGGCTTTCTTGGTATATATTAAAACGTATGATGGTTTCGTATTAA
- a CDS encoding NHLP bacteriocin export ABC transporter permease/ATPase subunit, with amino-acid sequence MSAIKEKLAICAENPLVLDSTDRFWMVLSGEVNVFYTRIDDQGNYTNRLKFLYTAKKGEVLFSLLAPAVADTTRLIAFSGEATLLAIDKVDLLNVDHFFLKNMIDKWIVKTSSAISAANAPRVYKPLDEYQEVSLDANTIAFPSMGISWIQLLRGEVSLFAQSTEVSHAQYPDFLAPVSNKLWLKSLTDNTTVRVLSTREMLLQEEVYFLLALRKLEAHFYAQINQIIDAQQLEEITYLSEKRVTDQLALETTLGKIKSVVAGNGSGQGPEVTGKRTQQNLLFQTCQLIGNQIGFTLEEPKYVESHQNNVTNQLHLIAKSSKLRIRKIILRDTWWKEECGPLLAFTKKDKTPVALLQKTPTSYLIKNLITGQEAVINHEIAQSLEPISYMFFSGFDGKMSSVKKVLSFAIKGVERDAKWLMLSALAGSLIGLLVPILSGIMYDEVVPTADRSLHLEVFLILIMIAFVKAGLQLVEGALQLRVESKSSINLQAGMMDHMLRLPVTFYKKYTAGDLTNRVLSINTIRQIVSSTLMTAVLSGAFSSVNLILLFYYDTKLAWVGVGLGLLAGAFMVGIGWLKLKYDRQISTYQGEIQGFLFEFLSGITKIRITGGERRVFALWADKFSTLKKLGFNSGTYQNFVEVFNASYPLLTNIFFFSFLYYTVSNADSATAMLSVGVFMAFITSFNQFLNDSLRLSMALITSLNVVTLYERVKPILEAETESVEQSVDPGELAGEIEMNSVSFRYKQDQPLVLNNITFKIKPGEMVAFVGASGSGKSTIMRLLLGFEQAEAGSIYYDGNSYELMNKELVRRQIGVVLQNGALMSGSIFQNIIGNSELTLDDAWEAARMAGMQEDIKHMPMEMHTVVSEGAGTFSGGQRQRLMIARAIAHKPRLLFMDEATSALDNRTQNTVSQSLDKLQATRIIIAHRLSTIKNADRIYVLDKGTIVESGTYDELMENDNLFAQLAKRQIA; translated from the coding sequence ATGTCAGCTATAAAAGAAAAACTAGCTATCTGTGCCGAAAACCCATTGGTTCTGGACAGCACGGACCGGTTCTGGATGGTGCTCTCCGGAGAGGTAAACGTTTTCTATACCCGAATTGATGACCAAGGAAATTATACGAATCGACTAAAATTTCTGTATACGGCCAAAAAGGGGGAGGTATTGTTTAGCCTGTTGGCCCCGGCAGTTGCCGACACTACCCGACTCATTGCTTTTTCCGGCGAGGCTACGTTGCTGGCAATTGATAAAGTCGATCTGCTGAACGTCGATCATTTCTTTTTGAAGAACATGATTGATAAATGGATCGTAAAGACATCCTCCGCCATCAGCGCGGCCAACGCGCCCAGGGTCTATAAACCACTCGACGAGTATCAGGAAGTATCCTTGGACGCCAATACCATCGCATTCCCGTCGATGGGTATTAGCTGGATTCAATTGCTTCGGGGCGAGGTTAGTTTGTTCGCGCAAAGTACAGAAGTGAGTCACGCGCAGTATCCTGATTTTCTGGCACCAGTCTCCAACAAACTGTGGCTGAAATCGCTGACGGATAATACGACTGTGCGCGTATTGAGCACCCGTGAGATGCTCTTACAGGAAGAAGTTTATTTTCTGCTGGCCCTGCGCAAGCTGGAAGCCCATTTCTACGCGCAAATCAACCAGATTATAGACGCGCAGCAACTGGAAGAAATTACGTATTTGTCCGAAAAGCGCGTTACGGACCAACTAGCTCTCGAAACGACCCTCGGCAAAATAAAGTCGGTTGTAGCGGGGAACGGCAGCGGGCAGGGACCGGAGGTTACGGGAAAGCGAACCCAACAGAATCTTCTTTTTCAGACGTGTCAGCTTATCGGCAATCAGATTGGCTTTACGCTGGAAGAGCCAAAATACGTTGAGTCACATCAGAACAACGTCACGAACCAACTCCACCTGATCGCCAAAAGCTCGAAGCTGCGCATTCGTAAAATCATTCTCAGGGATACCTGGTGGAAGGAAGAGTGCGGGCCGTTGCTGGCTTTTACCAAAAAAGACAAAACCCCCGTTGCACTCCTGCAAAAAACACCCACCAGTTACCTGATCAAAAACTTGATAACGGGACAGGAAGCGGTAATCAATCACGAGATTGCGCAGTCTTTAGAACCCATTAGCTACATGTTTTTTTCGGGGTTCGACGGCAAAATGAGTTCCGTAAAAAAGGTACTCTCGTTTGCCATCAAAGGCGTCGAAAGAGACGCAAAATGGTTGATGCTGTCGGCCCTGGCGGGTAGTTTGATTGGGCTGCTGGTGCCGATACTATCAGGTATTATGTACGACGAAGTGGTGCCGACGGCAGACCGATCGCTGCATCTGGAAGTCTTCCTGATCCTGATTATGATCGCTTTCGTAAAAGCGGGTTTACAATTAGTCGAGGGGGCACTTCAGCTGCGGGTCGAATCGAAGTCGAGCATCAACTTACAAGCCGGGATGATGGATCACATGCTTCGGTTGCCGGTGACGTTCTATAAAAAATATACCGCTGGCGACCTGACTAACCGAGTGTTGAGTATCAATACCATCCGTCAGATTGTTTCCAGCACCCTGATGACCGCCGTTTTGAGCGGAGCCTTTTCGTCGGTTAACCTCATCCTGCTGTTCTATTACGACACGAAGCTGGCCTGGGTGGGTGTTGGACTGGGCTTACTGGCGGGGGCATTTATGGTGGGTATTGGCTGGCTCAAGCTGAAATATGACCGACAGATATCAACCTATCAGGGCGAAATTCAGGGTTTTCTCTTCGAGTTTCTGTCGGGGATAACCAAAATCAGAATAACCGGTGGCGAACGACGCGTTTTTGCGCTGTGGGCTGATAAATTTTCGACCCTCAAGAAGCTTGGTTTCAATTCGGGTACCTACCAGAATTTTGTGGAAGTCTTCAACGCGTCTTACCCGCTGCTGACCAATATTTTCTTTTTCTCATTCCTTTATTACACCGTCTCAAATGCCGATTCGGCAACAGCGATGCTCTCGGTAGGGGTGTTCATGGCCTTTATTACGTCGTTCAACCAGTTTTTGAATGACAGCCTGCGGCTTAGCATGGCGCTAATCACGTCGCTGAACGTAGTTACGCTGTACGAACGAGTAAAGCCTATTTTGGAGGCAGAAACGGAATCCGTTGAGCAGAGTGTCGACCCCGGTGAGTTGGCGGGTGAGATCGAGATGAACTCGGTTTCGTTCCGCTACAAGCAAGACCAGCCCCTGGTGCTGAACAACATCACGTTTAAAATTAAGCCGGGCGAAATGGTTGCGTTTGTGGGCGCTTCGGGTTCGGGCAAGTCAACTATTATGCGGCTGCTGCTGGGCTTCGAACAGGCCGAGGCCGGGTCAATCTATTATGACGGCAACTCGTACGAGCTGATGAATAAGGAACTGGTGCGTCGTCAGATTGGGGTTGTGCTACAAAACGGGGCGCTGATGTCGGGCAGCATCTTCCAGAACATTATTGGCAATTCGGAGCTGACCCTGGACGATGCCTGGGAAGCAGCCCGCATGGCGGGAATGCAAGAAGACATCAAGCACATGCCAATGGAAATGCATACAGTGGTCAGCGAAGGAGCCGGTACATTCTCGGGTGGTCAGCGGCAACGACTTATGATTGCGCGGGCTATCGCTCACAAACCCCGACTGCTCTTTATGGACGAAGCCACGAGTGCTTTGGACAACCGAACGCAAAATACCGTGTCGCAAAGTCTGGATAAACTCCAGGCAACCCGAATTATCATTGCCCACCGGCTTAGTACGATCAAAAATGCTGATCGTATTTACGTCCTGGACAAGGGGACCATTGTCGAGTCGGGTACGTACGACGAATTGATGGAAAACGACAACCTATTTGCTCAACTCGCCAAACGCCAAATCGCCTAA
- a CDS encoding DUF7005 family protein codes for MGATASTWAVQSNGIGVPEELRDYFTNKFCSPENGSRIVSGDEPYLDFWESRGREWAGEKAFAFLQTCYPQLHFPIEDGINKTQAYVDAVLKGKPAGVDVRHSLVLNQPESLQLTLHESLAGLIPVLVVPDDDDFIKLVQCLLHKNNPVAIPPSMGALLANGINNWERIRELKAQWIVNNSLQSWNEQFARCVLPNPSLYKDKLVILSNKPYSNVSAKQLGLDSKEWVAYSMSIRLEHECTHLYTLNRFGSASNNLHDELVADYMGICKALGHFKEEWMLAFFGLEDYPAYRTGARLENYVSNSRLSTAGFHQLTGLIKRAVNSIAQFDARVGKMFSVNDQACRMDALCLTDMAVLASANGSERLFQNYTDRMTALPLNDAVAV; via the coding sequence ATGGGAGCAACTGCATCAACATGGGCCGTACAGAGCAATGGGATTGGGGTACCAGAGGAACTGCGCGACTATTTTACCAACAAGTTTTGTTCGCCTGAAAACGGCTCACGGATCGTCTCCGGCGACGAACCCTACCTTGATTTCTGGGAAAGTCGCGGGAGAGAATGGGCCGGAGAAAAAGCTTTTGCGTTCCTGCAAACGTGCTATCCGCAGCTACATTTCCCCATTGAGGACGGCATCAACAAAACGCAGGCATACGTCGATGCCGTGCTGAAAGGCAAACCGGCGGGTGTAGACGTTAGGCATTCGCTTGTTCTCAACCAGCCCGAATCACTACAACTTACGCTCCACGAGAGCCTCGCTGGTCTGATTCCTGTTCTGGTTGTGCCCGACGATGACGATTTTATAAAGCTCGTTCAATGCCTCCTACACAAAAACAACCCGGTGGCGATTCCGCCGTCGATGGGTGCGCTGCTGGCCAATGGCATCAACAATTGGGAGCGGATTCGCGAGTTAAAAGCTCAATGGATAGTAAACAATTCATTGCAAAGCTGGAATGAACAGTTTGCGCGCTGTGTGCTGCCGAACCCCAGCTTGTACAAGGATAAATTGGTTATCCTGAGTAACAAACCCTACAGCAACGTATCGGCGAAACAGCTGGGGTTAGATTCGAAGGAATGGGTAGCTTATTCGATGTCGATACGGCTTGAGCATGAATGCACGCATCTCTACACCCTCAACCGGTTTGGCTCGGCATCCAACAATCTGCACGACGAACTCGTGGCTGATTACATGGGCATCTGCAAAGCGCTGGGCCATTTCAAGGAGGAGTGGATGCTGGCGTTTTTCGGTCTGGAAGACTACCCAGCTTACCGAACAGGAGCCCGGTTAGAGAACTACGTGAGCAATTCCCGATTATCGACAGCGGGTTTTCACCAGCTCACTGGCCTGATCAAACGAGCCGTCAACTCCATTGCCCAATTTGACGCCAGGGTAGGAAAAATGTTTTCAGTCAACGATCAGGCGTGTCGAATGGATGCACTGTGTTTAACGGATATGGCCGTGCTGGCTTCGGCGAACGGTTCGGAACGACTTTTTCAGAACTATACCGACCGGATGACGGCCCTTCCGCTAAATGATGCCGTTGCGGTATAA
- a CDS encoding NHLP family bacteriocin export ABC transporter peptidase/permease/ATPase subunit — translation MATHTTFPIGKQARPVKVPTVLQMESVECGAAALSIILGHFGKFVPLEKLRIACGVSRDGLKATNIIKAAREFGLDAKGYAKSVEKLMQIETPAIIFWNFNHFLVLEGFSKDKVYLSDPAQGRYAVTYEEFNEAYTGVVLTFKQNERFEKGNEKRGLAASLATRVSNSKLSITYIFLASLFLVIPGLVIPSFIQVFIDKYLVNGHADFVMPLLLIMGGVLTVNAVLVYLQQYYLLKLETKLALTTSSKFLWHVFHLPISFFTQRYSGEIGNRVSLNDKVARLLSGDLANAVLNVIIVLFYAFLMFSYDVPLTLIGIGMAGLNVLALRYVSRARKDGSRLLSNETGKLLGTTTSGISMIETLKASGRENDFFTNWIGYLAKVMNSQQQLGWLTIRLNVLPPLIMSLTTTLILGLGALRIMDGEMTLGALVSFTYLMGNFIGPVNQLIAVGTMLHETESDMGRIDDVLNYELDEQFRPGAVAAAQSDGICTKLTGYFELKNVTFGYNTTMPPLIENFSLKLKPGSRVALVGGSGSGKSTVAKIASGLYPIWGGEVLFDGKSKSVIPRHVVTNSLAVIDQEVLVFKGTVKENISFWDSTISDKHIIQSARDAAIHDIISVRKDGYDSAVSEGGSNFSGGQRQRLEIARALATNPSILIMDEATSALDPTAEKIVMDNIKKRGCTCLIVAHRLSTIIDCDEIIVMEYGKVVERGTHQELVKKNGVYAHLIETK, via the coding sequence ATGGCAACCCATACAACTTTTCCTATTGGGAAACAGGCGCGGCCTGTTAAGGTGCCCACCGTTCTACAGATGGAAAGTGTAGAATGTGGAGCAGCCGCTTTAAGCATCATCCTGGGCCATTTCGGCAAATTTGTACCCCTCGAAAAGCTGCGAATTGCCTGTGGTGTCTCCCGAGACGGCTTAAAGGCGACCAACATCATTAAAGCGGCCCGTGAATTTGGCCTGGACGCTAAAGGCTACGCCAAGTCGGTTGAGAAACTGATGCAAATTGAAACGCCAGCCATTATCTTCTGGAATTTCAACCACTTTCTGGTTTTAGAGGGCTTCTCAAAAGATAAAGTCTACCTGAGCGATCCTGCTCAGGGACGGTACGCAGTTACCTATGAAGAGTTCAACGAAGCCTACACGGGTGTGGTGCTGACGTTTAAACAGAATGAACGCTTCGAAAAAGGGAATGAAAAACGGGGCCTGGCTGCGTCATTGGCTACCCGAGTCTCTAATTCAAAGCTGAGTATCACGTATATTTTTCTGGCGAGCCTCTTCCTGGTCATTCCGGGCCTGGTGATTCCATCGTTCATCCAGGTATTTATCGACAAATACCTGGTCAACGGCCATGCCGACTTTGTGATGCCCCTGTTGCTAATTATGGGTGGGGTGCTGACGGTCAACGCGGTTCTGGTGTACCTCCAGCAATATTACCTGCTGAAACTGGAAACCAAACTCGCCCTGACCACGTCCAGCAAATTCCTATGGCACGTCTTTCATTTGCCCATTTCGTTTTTCACGCAACGATACAGTGGAGAGATTGGCAACCGGGTTTCGCTCAACGATAAAGTGGCCCGTTTACTCAGTGGCGATCTGGCCAATGCGGTCCTGAACGTCATTATCGTGCTGTTCTACGCCTTTCTGATGTTTTCGTATGACGTACCCTTAACACTTATCGGTATCGGCATGGCGGGGCTGAATGTGTTGGCACTCCGGTACGTGTCCAGAGCCCGGAAAGACGGAAGCCGTCTGTTGAGCAACGAAACAGGAAAGCTGCTCGGAACCACCACTTCGGGCATCAGCATGATCGAAACCCTGAAAGCATCGGGTCGTGAAAACGACTTCTTCACGAACTGGATTGGCTACCTGGCCAAGGTAATGAATTCGCAGCAGCAACTAGGCTGGCTCACCATCCGGCTCAACGTGTTGCCCCCGCTGATTATGTCGCTGACCACAACGCTGATTCTGGGTCTGGGGGCATTACGGATCATGGATGGCGAAATGACACTCGGTGCGCTGGTATCCTTCACCTACCTGATGGGCAACTTCATCGGGCCAGTCAACCAATTAATTGCTGTCGGAACGATGCTGCACGAAACCGAAAGCGATATGGGCCGTATCGACGACGTGCTGAACTACGAACTGGATGAGCAATTCAGGCCGGGGGCTGTTGCTGCTGCGCAGTCAGACGGCATCTGTACGAAACTGACCGGCTATTTCGAATTGAAAAACGTAACGTTTGGGTATAACACAACCATGCCCCCGCTCATCGAAAATTTCAGCCTGAAGCTAAAGCCGGGGAGCCGGGTGGCGCTGGTTGGCGGCTCGGGTAGCGGCAAATCGACCGTGGCCAAAATAGCGTCCGGCTTGTATCCGATCTGGGGCGGTGAAGTACTCTTCGATGGTAAATCGAAAAGCGTCATTCCGCGGCATGTCGTCACGAACTCGCTGGCCGTCATCGATCAGGAAGTGTTGGTCTTCAAGGGTACGGTGAAAGAAAACATCAGCTTCTGGGATTCAACCATTTCCGACAAACACATCATTCAGTCGGCCCGCGATGCCGCCATTCACGACATCATATCCGTCCGGAAAGATGGCTACGACAGTGCCGTCTCAGAAGGCGGGTCCAACTTTAGTGGCGGGCAGCGGCAACGGCTGGAGATCGCGCGGGCGCTGGCTACCAACCCTTCTATCCTGATTATGGACGAAGCCACCAGCGCGCTGGACCCCACGGCCGAAAAGATTGTCATGGATAATATCAAGAAGCGGGGCTGTACGTGCCTGATTGTCGCGCACCGGCTCAGCACCATTATCGACTGCGATGAAATTATTGTGATGGAATATGGCAAAGTCGTAGAGCGGGGCACCCATCAGGAGCTGGTAAAGAAAAATGGAGTGTACGCCCACCTGATCGAAACGAAATAA